GCCACCCTTCCGTCTCCCAGGATGGTGCCTCCCGAAAACCCCTTGAATTGCTGCGCAAGGAGGTCAAATGGCTTGATGATGCTTTCCGTCTGATCCAGCACGGTATCCACGCCTAGGCCTAGAAACCCATCTCCGATACGGATGATCACCGCAATGGGATTGTCCTCACCTTTCTGACCGGGGACGTTTAACACCTCGCTCAGCCTGACAAAAGGAATGACATCTTGGCGCAGGACCAACGCCTGTTCGTTGTGAATCTCTTTGATATCCTGGGGCTTGATTTCCAGTGTTTCCAAAATGATATCGGTAGGTATGGCAAAGATATGGCTGCCGACACCCACCATCAGTGTCTGCAAAACAGCAGTAGTCAATGGCAATGTCAGGGTAAAGCGTGTCCCTTTGCCTTTTTGAGTTGTCAGTTCGACCGTTCCCCCCAACTTTTTGACCGAGTTTTTCACCACATCCAGTCCGACGCCGCGCCCCGATACATCGGTCACTTTCTCGGCGCCGGTGATGCCGGGCTCGAAAATCAGGTTCAAAATATCTTTTTCCGGAAGCGACTCAATTTCTTCCGGTTTCAGCAAGCCTTTTTCAACGGCCACTTCACTTATGCGTGCAGTGTCAATGCCGCTGCCATCATCCTCTACATCAATCAAGATGTGGTTTTCAGCCCTTCTGGCAGAAAGCTTGATGATTCCGGATGGCTTCTTATTCTGTTCTTTGCGGGTCTCAGGGGATTCAATGCCGTGGTCAAGGGCGTTTTTGAGCATATGGATCAGCGGCTCACTGATGCCATCGAGCATGGCTTTATCCAATTCTATTTCACTGCCCTCAACAACAAGCTCGATCTCCTTGCCTACCTCTTTAGCTAGATCCCGCATCATTCTGGGGAACTTTTGAAAGATTTCGCCCGCGGGCACCAGGCGTGCAGCGGATACATTCTCCTGCAGGTCACTGATGATGTGGCCCATTGAGGAGAGAGCCGCTTTCAATTCTTTGTTTGTCTCCCCGGAGAGGATGTTGTTCAGCCGATTCTTGTTGATGATAAGTTCGCCCGCCAAGTTAAAAAGGGCATCCAGCAGGTCCACCTTTACTCTCACGGTCTGTATCTTCTCGATGGTTGGTATGACAGCTTTTGTTTCCATGTCTTTTTGAGGGTCTTTCTGCCGAGGAGTACG
Above is a genomic segment from Dehalococcoidia bacterium containing:
- a CDS encoding chemotaxis protein CheA, yielding MSKGTISDKLDLSMFLDDYLSDAKDGFQRVNTALLVLEKDHSKTKQLDEIFRAMHTLKSSSTMLEFSDIAQLAHTSEDLLDRLRKREVPVTGEIIDALFEVTDTLQKMVRERSEGKESGTEFQAVAGKVKALASAQSRTPRQKDPQKDMETKAVIPTIEKIQTVRVKVDLLDALFNLAGELIINKNRLNNILSGETNKELKAALSSMGHIISDLQENVSAARLVPAGEIFQKFPRMMRDLAKEVGKEIELVVEGSEIELDKAMLDGISEPLIHMLKNALDHGIESPETRKEQNKKPSGIIKLSARRAENHILIDVEDDGSGIDTARISEVAVEKGLLKPEEIESLPEKDILNLIFEPGITGAEKVTDVSGRGVGLDVVKNSVKKLGGTVELTTQKGKGTRFTLTLPLTTAVLQTLMVGVGSHIFAIPTDIILETLEIKPQDIKEIHNEQALVLRQDVIPFVRLSEVLNVPGQKGEDNPIAVIIRIGDGFLGLGVDTVLDQTESIIKPFDLLAQQFKGFSGGTILGDGRVALLLDVSNLFGSETLQYEKERAYHE